CGGACGGAGGTCGATTTGCGCGATGCGCGCCTTGTCCGGGAAGAACTGCCGGTAGGGGAAATCGGTGCCGAGCATCAGCAGCACATCGCAGTCCATCATGGCGTAGTAGCCGGACGAGAAGCCGATCAACCCGGTCATACCGACATCGTACGGGTTGTCGGCCTCGACGAACTCCTTGCCGCGCAGCGCATGGACGGTGGGTGACTTCAGCTTTTCTGCGACTGCCAGAAGCTCGGTGCGGGCGCCGGCGCAACCCGAGCCGCACAGCAGAGTCACGCGCCGCCCCGAATTCAGCATCGCGGCCAGTTGATCGACGGCGGCATCGGCCGGGCGGATGACCGGCTGCGCTGGAATAAGCGAGCCCACGGGTGCGCCCGGCACCTCTGGCGCCTCACGCAACGCGACGTCGCCTGGAATGACGATGACGCAGACGCAGCGCTCGCTGATGGCCCGGCGGACCGCGATCTCGAGCACGCGCGGCATCTGCGAGGGGGTCGACACCAACTCGCAATAGGAGCTGCACTCTTTGAAAAGTTGCTCCGGATGGGTTTCCTGGAAATAGCTCGATCCAAGCTCCGCCGAAGGGATGTGCGCCGCGATGGCAACGACCGGCAGCCGCGAGCGATGACAATCGAACAGACCGTTGATCAGATGCAGGTTGCCGGGCCCGCAACTGCCGGCACAAACCGCGAGTTCACCGGTGATGTGCGCGTCGCCGGCGGCCGCGAATGCCGCGGCTTCCTCGTGGCGGACATGCAGCCATTGAATGCCGCCATGGCGGCGTAGCGCATCGGTGAAGCCGTTGAGGCTGTCGCCGACGATGCCGTAGATGCGCTTGACCCCCGCCGTGGCCAGGGTTTCGACCATCATGTCGGCGACCGTGCGTGCCATCAGCTTCTCCTGACCTGTCAGCCCCGACCGTTCATTGTCGCGCCGTCAGTCAGGCCGGCAGCGGTAAAGCCGCACCGGCGTGGATCAAAGGCCCGTCACCTTGGGCAGCACCTCGGCCGAGAACAGCCGCAGCGAGCGTTCGGCTTTGTCGACCGGCATGTTGCCCGGCGTGAAGTGCAGCGACATGCTGTCAATGCCGCCGACCTTGTCGTTGTAGCTCTTGATCATGTCGACAATCTCGGCAGGCGAACCGATGAAGGCGCTGCCGGCCTCGATCTGCCGCTCGGCGGTGTCGCTCGACACATGGGCAATGAGCTTGTCGTAGCCCGGGTAGTCCTTGGTGCTCGCTCCCGCGAGCCATTCCTTCGCGGCATCGGCGAGCCCCTTCAGGTGCTGGTTGCATGGGCCAAGTCCCGCCGCCATGGCCTCGTCCCGCGTCGGTGCGCAGCACATGAAGAAGGTGTTCATGACGTGGCCGTTGCCGGGATGCCCCGCCTTCCGCCACGCCTCCCGATAGGTGCCGATCAGGCTCCGCATCTTTTCCGGCTCGAGCGGGATCGCCATCACGTTGCAGCCGTTGGCGCCGGCGAAGGCGAAGGTCTCGGGCGTGGTGGTCGCGGCGATCCAGAACGGCGGATGCGGTCTCTGCATCGGCCGCGGCAGCGACGTCACGTTGGTGAAGCTGTTGAACTCGCCTTTCGACGAGACCTTCTCGCCTTTCAGCAGCATCGTGATCTGCGCGAGGCCTTCGGTGAAGCGCTTGCGGCTCTCGTCGAGGCTCACGCCGAACTGAGTGAACTCGTGGGGCAGGAAGGCCCGCGCGAAGCCGACTTCGACCCGGCCGTTGCTGATGCCGTCCAGCATGCCGATCTCGCCGGCAAGCTTCAGCGGCTTGTTGAAGGCCGGCAGCACCGCGCCGGTGATGAGCCTGGTCTTCTTGGTGACCATCGCGGCCGCGGTGAGGAAGATCAGCGGATTGGGGCTGTAGCCGCCGTAGGGATGGAAATAGTGCTCGACCTGGCGGATGTGGGTGTAGCCCAGCTCGTCCGTGAGGCTGCACAGATGCATGGCCTCGCGGAAATACTGCTCACCCGATTTCTGCTCCGGCCCGACGCAGGGAAAGAAGTTCAACCCAAATTGCACGGCGTGACACTCCCGGCACTCAACGCTTCTTTGTTCAGCGCTTGACCGTGGGATGCCGCACGGCCTTGCGTCCGAACAGCATAATGGCGCCGACCGGAATGACCAGACCCAGCACGATGGCCCATATCAGCAGCGGGCCGAGTTCGCCATACTGGCCGCGGCCGACCACGAACACGTCGTTGAGGTACTTGGTCTGCAATTGCCCCGCGACCAGCGCCAGATTCATCAGCGAGGCCATCAGCGCGAACCAGGTCGCGCGATGGCCGGGCGGCGCGTAATAGGCCACGAGCGTCAGCAGCGGCACCATGCTGAGCTGCGCGAACGGCGAGGACGCCGCCGCGTCGACGAAGGCGATGCTGCGGGCGCCGAAGCCGAAGTTCGCCTCGGTCCAGTGGTGCACGCCATAGACCAGCGCGAGGTTGGGCAGCGCCAGCACCGTGCTCGCCACAGCGATCCAGAGCAGCGTGCGGTTGACCGAGCATTCGGTGAGCTGCCGGCTGAAGAACCACATCACCGCGATGGAGAGGATCGCACCGGTCTGTCGCAGCGTGCCGTAGAAGGCCGCATCAAAATTCAGGTCGTCGAGCGTCCACCAAAAGAAGCCGTCGCCAACCGAAGGCGTGGCGCGGAACGCGAACACGATCATGGTGGCAAAGAGAATGCCCATCCGCGTGTTGTGGTCGAGCTCGGCGGTCACCAGCATGAGCATGTAACAGACGACGCCCATCGAGATCAGGAAGATGATCTCCTGGCTGAACGGAATGCCGCCCACGCCGAGCGCCATCACCACGACGCCGAAGGCGATGCCGCCGCCGAGGATGCGCCAGTCGATCGGCCGTCGCTCGGCGGTCTCGGTGCCGCGCAGGAACACGCCAGCCACCGAAATGGCGGG
The Rhodoplanes sp. Z2-YC6860 genome window above contains:
- the poxB gene encoding ubiquinone-dependent pyruvate dehydrogenase gives rise to the protein MARTVADMMVETLATAGVKRIYGIVGDSLNGFTDALRRHGGIQWLHVRHEEAAAFAAAGDAHITGELAVCAGSCGPGNLHLINGLFDCHRSRLPVVAIAAHIPSAELGSSYFQETHPEQLFKECSSYCELVSTPSQMPRVLEIAVRRAISERCVCVIVIPGDVALREAPEVPGAPVGSLIPAQPVIRPADAAVDQLAAMLNSGRRVTLLCGSGCAGARTELLAVAEKLKSPTVHALRGKEFVEADNPYDVGMTGLIGFSSGYYAMMDCDVLLMLGTDFPYRQFFPDKARIAQIDLRPEAIGRRARVELGIVGDVRQTLSALLPKLTAKTDAAHLDRARDHYKKARASLDALATGTPGGRVHPQHVAKAFSDLAKPDAIFTCDVGLPTVWAARHVTMKPGRRLIGSFWHGSMANAMCQAIGVQAAAPGRQVISLSGDGGFTMLMGDLLSLKQLDLPVKVVVFNNGTLGFIELEQKSTGFLPTGTELDNPDFARMAEAVGIKGIRIDDPADVESKVAEALAHPGPVVVNAVVNRMELTMPPKITTEMAKGFTLYMLRAVLNGRMDELVELAEANLYR
- a CDS encoding LLM class flavin-dependent oxidoreductase codes for the protein MQFGLNFFPCVGPEQKSGEQYFREAMHLCSLTDELGYTHIRQVEHYFHPYGGYSPNPLIFLTAAAMVTKKTRLITGAVLPAFNKPLKLAGEIGMLDGISNGRVEVGFARAFLPHEFTQFGVSLDESRKRFTEGLAQITMLLKGEKVSSKGEFNSFTNVTSLPRPMQRPHPPFWIAATTTPETFAFAGANGCNVMAIPLEPEKMRSLIGTYREAWRKAGHPGNGHVMNTFFMCCAPTRDEAMAAGLGPCNQHLKGLADAAKEWLAGASTKDYPGYDKLIAHVSSDTAERQIEAGSAFIGSPAEIVDMIKSYNDKVGGIDSMSLHFTPGNMPVDKAERSLRLFSAEVLPKVTGL